The Lactuca sativa cultivar Salinas chromosome 2, Lsat_Salinas_v11, whole genome shotgun sequence genome includes a window with the following:
- the LOC111903295 gene encoding uncharacterized protein LOC111903295, with the protein MSNIAKLEFAALEVSGKNYVPWMIDVKMHLEFMGISNAIDEFNNCLAQDKAKAQVFLRKHIDEMLRFEYLDVTDPSILWNLLKEIFDHQKEVILPNARDEWRTLRFQDFKKVNEYNSALFRICSQLKYCGQEVTDEDMLEKTYSTYHATNITLMQQYRMQKFTRYSKLNTCLLVAEQNNELLMKNHESRPTGSVALPEANATNTDGHRNNTRGRGRGRGRGRGRGYFNRNQSHNQNHNFGRGQSNNCGRGQKRNNYQSSQRNNVHTQDKAKVARHDTGTSQIHVIDVVA; encoded by the coding sequence ATGTCCAACATTGCAAAGCTCGAATTTGCAGCACTTGAAGTTAGTGGGAAAAACTATGTGCCATGGATGATAGATGTAAAAATGCATCTTGAGTTCATGGGAATCTCAAATGCTATAGATGAATTTAATAATTGTTTGGCACAAGACAAAGCAAAAGCACAAGTTTTTCTTCGTAAGCATATTGATGAAATGTTAAGATTTGAATATCTTGATGTTACTGATCCAAGTATTCTCTGGAATCTTTTGAAAGAAATATTTGATCATCAAAAGGAAGTTATACTTCCAAATGCTAGAGATGAATGGAGAACACTGAGGTTTCAAGACTTCAAGAAAGTAAATGAATACAACTCAGCTTTGTTCAGAATATGTTCACAACTCAAATATTGTGGACAAGAAGTTACTGATGAAGATATGTTGGAGAAAACTTACTCCACATATCATGCAACAAACATTACCTTGATGCAACAATATCGGATGCAAAAGTTCACAAGATATTCTAAACTAAATACATGCCTGCTTGTTGCAGAGCAAAACAACGAGCTCTTGATGAAAAACCATGAATCTCGTCCAACAGGATCGGTAGCACTTCCTGAAGCAAATGCTACAAATACTGATGGTCATCGAAACAATACACGTGGACGAGGGCGAGGCCGTGGCCGAGGACGAGGCCGTGGCTATTTTAATCGAAACCAAAGCCATAATCAGAACCATAACTTTGGTCGTGGACAAAGTAATAATTGTGGTCGTGGACAGAAAAGGAATAATTACCAATCTTCACAAAGAAACAATGTCCATACACAAGATAAGGCCAAAGTGGCAAGACATGATACTGGGACATCACAAATTCATGTTATAGATGTGGTAGCATAG